From Enterococcus mediterraneensis, the proteins below share one genomic window:
- a CDS encoding ethanolamine utilization protein EutQ yields MSELSREMIESLVRQLVNEKLMPTKKIDPSGVLSIKLPEINVSEEDRLDTGKPSDIVYTKDLISLQESPRLGCGLMIMKDTTFDWLLEYDEIDYVISGQLSILIEDREISAGPGEIILIPKGNHIKFSVTGEARFLYITYPANWQDQ; encoded by the coding sequence ATGTCAGAGTTAAGTCGTGAAATGATAGAGAGTTTAGTACGACAGTTGGTAAATGAAAAATTAATGCCTACTAAAAAAATAGATCCAAGTGGAGTTTTATCAATCAAATTACCAGAAATCAATGTATCAGAGGAAGATCGTTTGGATACGGGAAAACCTTCCGATATTGTTTATACAAAAGATTTGATTTCATTACAAGAAAGCCCACGTTTAGGATGCGGGCTAATGATAATGAAAGACACGACATTTGATTGGCTGTTAGAGTACGATGAAATTGATTATGTTATCTCTGGTCAATTAAGTATTCTAATAGAGGATCGAGAAATTTCTGCTGGACCAGGTGAGATTATATTGATACCTAAAGGCAATCATATCAAATTTTCAGTTACTGGTGAAGCTCGCTTCCTCTACATCACCTATCCTGCCAATTGGCAAGATCAATAG
- a CDS encoding DUF4430 domain-containing protein, giving the protein MKKVVGILMVMIVGIILSGCSDNPQDAQESASTEQTVQAKVEVILKEDDKEISSKSIDFKDGDSLYDVMKNNFEIKDDNGFITSIDGHTQNQDQQKYWMYTVNGEEATTGAKELKVKNGDEIVFNLAGMK; this is encoded by the coding sequence ATGAAAAAAGTAGTAGGAATATTAATGGTAATGATCGTCGGTATTATTTTGTCCGGATGCAGCGATAACCCTCAAGATGCTCAAGAATCAGCAAGTACCGAACAAACTGTGCAAGCAAAAGTCGAGGTCATTTTAAAGGAAGATGATAAAGAAATCAGCTCTAAATCGATCGACTTTAAAGACGGAGACAGTCTGTATGACGTCATGAAAAACAACTTCGAAATCAAAGACGATAACGGTTTTATTACTTCTATTGATGGACACACGCAAAATCAAGATCAGCAAAAATACTGGATGTACACTGTGAATGGTGAGGAAGCAACGACAGGCGCAAAAGAGTTGAAAGTAAAAAATGGTGACGAGATAGTCTTTAACTTGGCGGGTATGAAGTAG
- a CDS encoding ECF transporter S component → MRYKTREIAVLSLLTALCVVGRLLTNWLPNMQPITAILLLISFYMGWRQAMVVSTLSILITNFYLGMGIWTFAQILSFILVIIFSSLLDHYLPWLTKRLVFQVILCVAVSMLYGFLVTLMLAPFWGVTKFWPYYLAGVSFDVMHSISTVGFFLVLKQPLSKIFGQYLRVETTKVKQIDSK, encoded by the coding sequence ATGCGGTATAAGACAAGAGAAATCGCGGTACTATCGTTACTGACAGCTCTTTGTGTCGTGGGGCGGCTGCTGACGAACTGGCTGCCGAATATGCAACCGATCACGGCAATCTTACTGCTGATCAGCTTTTATATGGGGTGGCGGCAAGCGATGGTGGTCAGTACATTATCGATATTGATCACCAACTTTTATTTGGGCATGGGAATTTGGACGTTTGCCCAGATTCTGTCCTTTATTTTAGTGATCATCTTTAGCAGCCTGTTGGACCACTATCTTCCTTGGCTGACGAAAAGGCTGGTTTTCCAAGTCATCCTGTGTGTCGCCGTAAGTATGCTGTATGGTTTTCTCGTAACATTGATGTTGGCTCCTTTTTGGGGCGTAACGAAATTTTGGCCCTACTATTTGGCGGGAGTCAGCTTCGATGTGATGCATAGTATCAGCACGGTCGGATTTTTCTTAGTATTGAAGCAGCCTCTTTCCAAAATATTTGGTCAGTATCTTCGTGTAGAGACCACCAAAGTAAAGCAAATCGATTCGAAATAA